Proteins from a single region of Ananas comosus cultivar F153 linkage group 3, ASM154086v1, whole genome shotgun sequence:
- the LOC109707678 gene encoding F-box/LRR-repeat protein 10: MVGESQGGVAMLRRSGGGGGGGGGDPSPPEIEHYLPSTVMATILSKLDVRSLVTAAAACRSLRACASHTLSFLPSVHLLEIAPTLDLLRPLLPPNPYLRSLRLDCSRLDDSSIGYLARPSLHEICLLNCENISGRLLAELGNKCRDIRTLSVNSLAERRGISICFSDLEELLNGCSQLESLSLAVDASSFDDTKFGQAWASASQRLSSLEIGYIPISMLVKLLSITAESQHSLGRTIPPFFPSLQKLCLSVDYITDQLVSSISKALPALTHLDLQDAPIIEPISSSDLTNAGLQQINPRGKLKHISLVRSQEFLFTYFRRVNDLGILLMADTCSKLESISLGGFSRVTDTGLRAIIHSCSSLRKLRVSHGSQLTDLVFHDISATSLSLTHVSLRWCNLLTNHGILGLSCNKDLNVLDLRDCRKVGDVALRALSCLPKLQVLLLDNMDITNIGLSYLGSGKCPLVSLSLRGCRRLTDDGITLLLGGSTRLSLQVLDISKLPNLTDNGILRLARSRIPIVELRIRECAHIGDTSVMALASMQVEGGSHGSSLHLLDLYDCGGITPLSFRWFKKPYFPRLRWLGVTGSLNRDMVDALARSRPFLHMACRGEELGAVYWDSSLGWYRHEIEEDEVDELEQWLLEGEYRSDDDYDMER; encoded by the exons ATGGTCGGGGAATCCCAAGGAGGCGTTGCGATGCTCCGGCgaagcggtggcggcggcggcggaggaggaggagatcctTCGCCCCCGGAGATCGAGCACTACCTCCCCTCCACCGTAATGGCGACGATCCTCTCCAAGCTCGACGTGCGCTCCCtcgtcaccgccgccgccgcgtgccGCTCCCTCCGCGCCTGCGCCTCCCACACCCTCTCCTTCCTTCCCTCCGTCCACCTCCTT gAGATCGCGCCCACGCTGGACCTGCTGAGGCCGCTTCTCCCGCCGAATCCGTACCTCCGGAGCCTCCGCCTCGACTGTAGCCGCCTCGACGACTCGTCGATTGGGTACCTCGCGAGGCCGTCGCTCCACGAGATCTGCCTCCTTAACTGCGAGAACATCAGCGGGAGGCTTCTCGCCGAACTCGGAAACAAGTGCCGCGATATCAG GACACTTTCTGTAAACTCTCTTGCGGAGCGCAGAGGGATCTCAATCTGCTTTTCTGATCTAGAAGAACTGCTTAATGGCTGTTCCCAGCTGGAG TCTTTGAGCTTAGCAGTTGATGCTTCATCATTCGACGATACTAAATTTGGGCAAGCATGGGCTTCTGCCTCTCAGAGACTTTCTTCTCTTGAGATTGGTTACATCCCTATATCCATGTTGGTCAAACTCTTGAGTATAACGGCTGAGTCACAGCACTCTCTAGGTCGTACTATACCGCCATTCTTTCCTAGCCTTCAAAAGCTATGCCTCTCGGTAGACTACATCACAGATCAGTTGGTCAGTTCTATATCAAAGGCCCTTCCGGCCTTAACACATTTGGATCTTCAGGATGCTCCTATCATAGAACCCATATCATCTTCCGATCTCACCAATGCAGGCCTTCAGCAAATCAATCCACGTGGTAAACTGAAGCACATTTCTCTTGTCCGAAGCCAAGAGTTCTTATTCACCTACTTTCGACGAGTAAATGATCTTGGAATTCTCTTGATGGCTGATACCTGCTCGAAACTCGAAAGTATTTCTCTTGGTGGCTTCTCTCGTGTTACAGATACTGGTCTCAGGGCGATAATACACTCATGCTCGAGCCTTCGCAAGCTTAGGGTGTCCCACGGAAGCCAGCTGACTGATCTGGTTTTCCATGACATCTCTGCCACCTCTCTTTCTTTAACACATGTTAGCTTGAGGTGGTGTAATCTCTTAACCAATcatgggattttagggttgtCATGTAATAAAGATCTGAATGTATTGGACCTAAGAGACTGCCGAAAGGTGGGTGATGTGGCTTTAAGagccctaagctgcctcccaAAGTTGCAGGTACTACTACTAGACAATATGGACATCACTAATATAGGGTTATCTTATCTTGGTAGCGGGAAATGCCCGCTGGTTTCGTTGTCTCTAAGAGGGTGCAGAAGACTGACAGACGATGGTATCACATTGCTATTGGGTGGTTCCACAAGATTGAGTCTGCAAGTATTGGATATATCGAAGCTTCCTAATCTCACCGACAATGGTATCTTACGGCTAGCGAGAAGTCGAATTCCAATTGTTGAGCTCCGAATTAGAGAGTGTGCGCACATAGGGGACACTTCGGTCATGGCCTTAGCTTCAATGCAAGTCGAGGGCGGGTCTCACGGGAGTAGCTTGCACTTGCTAGATCTATATGACTGTGGAGGTATCACGCCGCTTTCTTTCCGATGGTTTAAGAAGCCATACTTCCCACGGTTGAGGTGGCTCGGGGTGACAGGGAGCTTGAACAGGGACATGGTAGATGCCCTAGCTAGGAGTCGGCCTTTCCTGCACATGGCTTGCCGTGGTGAGGAGCTGGGGGCTGTGTATTGGGATTCGTCACTTGGATGGTATAGGCATGAGATTGAGGAGGATGAGGTGGATGAACTCGAGCAGTGGCTTCTTGAAGGTGAGTACAGAAGTGATGACGATTATGACATGGAGCGGTGA